The following are encoded in a window of Candidatus Cloacimonadota bacterium genomic DNA:
- a CDS encoding M48 family metallopeptidase, whose amino-acid sequence MTKDDKKDQIQGVIIRSNRKTLSLTVTPDAELIIRAPYHLSEARIIEFVQHKNDWIRKRIGIALETRPKERRFDEGASILYLGEEYPISYREHTEQIIELGDKLFFNSKAQPKIREILVAWYIYQGYQIIPQRVKELSEKFNYRPNDVKITKAERRWGSCSSKGSLCFSWRLMMAPLEVIDYVIVHELVHLEVRDHSSRFWKRVESFMPDFRQRKKWLRENDRRMRL is encoded by the coding sequence ATGACCAAAGATGATAAAAAGGATCAAATACAAGGTGTTATTATCAGATCTAACAGGAAAACGCTTTCTTTAACGGTAACCCCTGATGCGGAGTTGATAATTAGAGCACCTTATCATCTCTCAGAAGCTAGAATAATTGAATTTGTCCAGCATAAGAATGACTGGATCAGAAAAAGAATCGGAATAGCCCTTGAGACCAGACCAAAAGAAAGAAGATTTGATGAGGGTGCATCGATTCTTTATCTGGGTGAGGAATACCCTATAAGCTATAGAGAGCATACAGAACAGATAATAGAATTAGGGGATAAACTATTTTTCAATTCAAAAGCCCAACCCAAAATCAGAGAAATTCTGGTTGCTTGGTACATTTATCAGGGGTATCAAATCATCCCACAACGAGTAAAAGAGTTATCTGAAAAGTTCAACTACCGTCCTAATGATGTTAAGATCACTAAAGCTGAACGGAGATGGGGTTCTTGCAGTAGTAAAGGTTCTCTATGTTTCAGTTGGCGACTGATGATGGCACCATTAGAAGTTATTGACTATGTTATCGTTCACGAATTGGTGCATCTTGAAGTAAGGGATCATTCTTCTCGTTTCTGGAAGAGGGTAGAGAGTTTCATGCCCGATTTCAGGCAGAGAAAAAAATGGCTGCGGGAAAACGACAGAAGAATGAGATTATAG
- the rpmF gene encoding 50S ribosomal protein L32 produces MPVPKRKTSRARRNKRRTHQKAEMPVWTTCPHCNEAMRPHNICEKCGHYKGKKFINIVKE; encoded by the coding sequence ATGCCAGTACCAAAGAGGAAAACTTCAAGAGCCAGACGAAATAAGCGTCGAACTCATCAAAAGGCAGAAATGCCTGTGTGGACTACTTGTCCTCATTGCAATGAAGCAATGCGTCCTCATAATATATGCGAAAAATGTGGGCACTATAAAGGAAAGAAGTTTATCAATATCGTCAAAGAATAA
- the plsX gene encoding phosphate acyltransferase PlsX has product MRIALDAHGSDNSPAPEVEGAVKAIYENYCDFVYLVGKEEVINKELSKYFYDKNRIKVVDARQVITMEDSAALSSKNKPDSSLVRAMELHKNGEVEAVVSAGNTGAVMASSLFLLGRVKNVHRPAIALPLPTQQNYEIVLDVGANVDCEAEHLVHFAILGSLYAREMLNIESPRVSLLNIGEESVKGSKLIKTTYALLAAEKKINFIGNIEGKDLLKGVTDVVVCDGFVGNIILKTVEGAIVSIFDIMKEQFKKDWVAKIGALLSFPVYSYLKKKLDHTEYGGALLVGLNGLPIVAHGRSNGKAIMNALKFACKISNSGFVHKVQQYFEEV; this is encoded by the coding sequence ATGCGAATCGCTTTAGATGCTCACGGTAGCGATAATTCACCAGCACCGGAAGTTGAAGGTGCTGTAAAAGCTATCTATGAAAATTATTGTGACTTCGTTTATTTAGTAGGGAAAGAAGAAGTTATCAATAAAGAACTAAGTAAGTATTTTTATGATAAAAACCGCATAAAGGTCGTTGATGCCAGACAAGTAATTACTATGGAAGATTCGGCTGCTTTGTCTTCTAAAAACAAACCCGATTCATCATTAGTAAGAGCAATGGAATTGCATAAAAATGGAGAAGTCGAGGCTGTTGTCAGTGCCGGCAATACTGGGGCAGTTATGGCTTCATCACTTTTTCTACTGGGCAGAGTAAAAAATGTCCATAGACCTGCTATAGCTTTACCACTACCTACTCAACAAAATTATGAAATTGTACTCGATGTTGGCGCTAATGTAGATTGTGAAGCGGAGCATCTTGTTCATTTTGCTATTCTTGGTAGTTTGTATGCCCGTGAGATGTTAAATATCGAATCTCCTCGCGTATCACTACTTAATATTGGTGAAGAAAGCGTTAAGGGAAGTAAATTGATCAAAACAACTTATGCACTACTGGCTGCCGAGAAGAAGATTAATTTCATTGGTAATATCGAAGGGAAAGATCTTCTAAAAGGAGTTACTGATGTTGTTGTGTGTGATGGTTTTGTCGGTAACATAATATTAAAAACCGTTGAAGGTGCAATTGTCTCTATATTTGATATAATGAAAGAACAGTTTAAAAAAGATTGGGTAGCTAAGATTGGTGCTCTTTTATCTTTTCCTGTCTATAGTTACCTTAAAAAAAAGCTTGACCATACAGAGTATGGGGGAGCATTATTGGTCGGTCTTAATGGATTACCTATTGTCGCCCATGGACGATCCAATGGAAAAGCAATAATGAACGCCTTGAAATTTGCTTGCAAGATATCAAACTCAGGTTTTGTTCATAAAGTGCAACAATATTTTGAAGAGGTATAA
- a CDS encoding type 1 glutamine amidotransferase, with translation MKALKTLKGIIISIAAIATFALVSCAPEIEEPVEVSANYVPENPHLDAKGRILIITENNFNDLELFYPLYRFIEEGYAVTVASLEGTAVVGYNSAPLPSTTPIEQIEPEFYQALYLPGGRAPQLLRRDERVLEVVRHFVETNKPIGAICHGPQILISAGVVEGKRIAAWPGIAEEVTDASAQFINEATVVDGQFVTARKPGDLPTHLYHFMNLIR, from the coding sequence ATGAAAGCATTAAAAACATTGAAGGGAATAATTATCTCGATCGCAGCTATTGCAACATTTGCCTTAGTCTCCTGTGCCCCGGAGATTGAAGAGCCGGTAGAAGTATCAGCCAATTATGTACCGGAAAACCCTCATCTGGATGCTAAAGGGAGAATATTGATCATTACAGAGAACAATTTTAATGATCTGGAATTGTTCTACCCATTGTATCGGTTTATAGAAGAGGGATACGCTGTTACGGTAGCTTCACTGGAAGGGACAGCAGTAGTTGGTTACAATTCTGCTCCATTGCCTTCAACAACTCCTATAGAACAGATAGAGCCCGAGTTCTATCAGGCACTATATCTACCCGGTGGAAGAGCTCCTCAGCTTTTACGCCGTGATGAGCGAGTGTTAGAAGTTGTTCGACATTTTGTAGAAACAAATAAGCCAATAGGTGCTATTTGTCATGGTCCCCAGATATTGATCTCAGCCGGTGTAGTTGAAGGAAAACGGATTGCTGCTTGGCCAGGTATAGCAGAAGAAGTAACGGATGCGAGTGCTCAGTTTATTAATGAGGCAACGGTAGTTGATGGTCAGTTCGTTACTGCTCGTAAGCCGGGCGACCTTCCAACACATCTCTATCACTTCATGAATTTAATACGCTGA
- a CDS encoding M28 family peptidase produces MTDLNANRIKNYLQELCNHYPHRCTGSIGNNYAATYFLERAKELGFEVTTQDFDCIDWYSGEVLLTSRGLSYQASPSPWSLGTDSKAELISISNLKELKEENIQDKIVLLRGEIAKEQLMPKNFIFYNPEEHQEIIKLLEQKHPKAIITATEKNPELVGAVYPFPLFEDGDFNIPSVYMTAEEGSKLLEQVGRSVHLKFKTIRIPASGFNVIARKGNKNAKKIVISAHIDTKLHTPGALDNATGVVIMLSMMELLKDYHGEHCIEFLAMNGEDYYAASGEMKYLAENEGKFSNIMLNINIDGAAYKGAKTGYSLMCDNPTSMEQIIEPLRTNPVFKEIEPWYQGDHMIFFMQGVPALTITSDNLSYILTEIAHTEKDTIDKVDHKILAETARALALIIRKI; encoded by the coding sequence ATGACTGATTTAAATGCAAATAGAATCAAAAATTATTTACAGGAACTATGTAATCACTATCCTCACCGTTGTACAGGGAGTATAGGAAATAATTACGCTGCGACCTATTTTCTGGAAAGGGCTAAAGAACTCGGTTTTGAAGTTACAACTCAAGACTTTGATTGTATTGATTGGTATTCAGGCGAGGTTTTACTGACTTCAAGAGGTTTAAGCTATCAGGCATCTCCATCCCCTTGGTCTTTAGGTACTGATAGTAAAGCAGAGCTTATCTCTATCAGTAATTTAAAAGAGCTCAAAGAAGAGAATATTCAAGACAAAATTGTCCTTTTACGCGGAGAAATAGCCAAAGAACAATTAATGCCTAAGAATTTTATCTTTTATAACCCTGAAGAGCATCAAGAAATTATCAAACTTTTAGAGCAAAAGCATCCCAAAGCTATCATAACGGCAACTGAGAAAAATCCCGAACTGGTAGGGGCAGTTTATCCGTTCCCACTATTCGAAGATGGCGATTTTAATATACCATCAGTATATATGACTGCTGAAGAGGGTTCTAAGCTGTTAGAGCAAGTAGGAAGATCTGTTCATCTCAAATTTAAGACGATCCGTATTCCGGCATCAGGTTTTAATGTGATAGCTCGTAAGGGTAATAAAAACGCTAAAAAGATAGTAATTTCTGCTCATATTGATACCAAGCTGCATACACCCGGTGCTCTTGATAATGCGACCGGTGTTGTCATCATGCTCTCAATGATGGAGTTGTTAAAAGATTATCATGGTGAACATTGTATAGAGTTTTTAGCAATGAACGGGGAAGATTACTATGCAGCTTCGGGTGAAATGAAGTACTTGGCAGAAAACGAGGGTAAATTCTCTAATATCATGCTTAACATCAATATCGATGGGGCAGCTTATAAAGGAGCTAAAACAGGTTATTCACTAATGTGTGATAATCCGACCTCAATGGAGCAAATCATAGAACCATTAAGAACTAATCCCGTTTTTAAGGAAATTGAGCCCTGGTATCAGGGTGATCATATGATCTTCTTTATGCAAGGAGTACCGGCATTAACCATAACCTCTGATAATCTTTCTTACATACTGACCGAGATTGCTCATACAGAGAAAGATACTATCGATAAAGTTGATCATAAAATTCTAGCAGAAACAGCAAGAGCACTCGCTTTAATAATTAGAAAGATCTAA
- a CDS encoding polysaccharide deacetylase family protein, with protein MKSILFRSILLIAVIMLTLLSCSWDEERRLAKTYIVITFDDQHSSIYDIALPIMQQHGFKATNAINTNRIGRTGNLTWQQVEELEFSMGWETAGHTLNHANLPDCDDDEALYEIEQDWLNLKERGLSHDTFVLPRGHATERDYQIIKRFYKNIRNSIDSRMRYPIDRWHIGYFPYLTHFTAQDAITRISEGILNKEALIVIGFHRFNDPEHTHSCAEEDFIQIMHFIKDQGLTLITLKEAAELLR; from the coding sequence ATGAAAAGTATCCTTTTTAGGTCTATTCTGCTTATTGCTGTCATTATGTTAACTCTTCTCTCTTGCTCATGGGATGAAGAAAGAAGATTAGCAAAGACATATATCGTTATCACTTTTGATGATCAGCATTCAAGCATCTACGATATTGCCCTACCTATTATGCAACAGCACGGTTTTAAGGCTACCAATGCTATCAATACAAACAGGATAGGAAGAACAGGTAATTTGACTTGGCAACAGGTTGAGGAATTGGAGTTTTCTATGGGCTGGGAAACTGCTGGTCATACTCTTAATCATGCCAATTTACCTGATTGTGATGATGATGAAGCACTTTATGAAATTGAACAGGATTGGTTAAATCTTAAAGAAAGGGGATTAAGTCACGATACTTTTGTTTTACCCCGAGGGCATGCTACAGAGCGAGATTATCAAATTATTAAACGGTTTTATAAGAATATCCGAAACAGCATTGATTCCAGAATGCGTTACCCTATTGATAGATGGCATATTGGCTATTTCCCCTATTTAACACATTTCACTGCCCAAGATGCCATAACGAGGATCTCAGAAGGAATACTTAATAAAGAAGCTCTAATTGTCATAGGTTTTCATCGTTTCAATGATCCTGAACATACTCACAGTTGTGCTGAAGAAGACTTTATCCAGATCATGCACTTTATCAAGGATCAAGGTCTAACACTGATAACATTGAAAGAGGCAGCAGAATTATTGAGATAA
- a CDS encoding ketoacyl-ACP synthase III: MIAIYEARFTGTGKYVPKKILNNYDLEKMLDTSDEWIKTRTGMFERRIADPSEASSDLAYEASKIAIQAAGLKPKDIDMIIVGTISPDHLFPSTACILQKKLGTKNCPAFDISAGCTGFVYAASIGHQFVVTGKAKNVLVVGVEILSRITNWDDRGTAVLFGDGSGAAVISRTEPTSISKIIDFDMSADGTFGDLLIIQAGGSRMPPTMETVRDNKHTLYMEGNKIFKLAVRSMQESAETLLHRNRLDIRSIDWLIPHQANLRIIESLGKKLNIDLEKVIVTIDKYANTSSSTIPIALDDAIRSNKIRHGDLVLLVAFGAGLTWGGILFRY, from the coding sequence ATGATTGCCATATATGAAGCAAGGTTTACCGGAACCGGTAAGTACGTTCCGAAGAAGATTTTAAACAATTACGATCTGGAGAAAATGCTCGACACAAGTGACGAGTGGATAAAGACAAGAACAGGCATGTTTGAAAGAAGAATAGCTGATCCAAGCGAAGCCTCTTCCGATTTGGCTTATGAGGCTTCAAAGATAGCCATTCAGGCTGCTGGTCTCAAACCGAAAGATATTGATATGATCATCGTTGGCACTATTTCCCCTGACCACCTTTTCCCATCAACTGCATGCATTTTACAAAAAAAACTCGGTACAAAAAACTGCCCGGCTTTTGATATCTCAGCCGGTTGTACAGGTTTTGTTTATGCTGCCAGTATCGGACATCAATTTGTAGTGACAGGGAAAGCAAAAAACGTACTGGTTGTTGGTGTTGAGATTCTCTCAAGGATTACCAATTGGGATGACAGAGGCACTGCCGTTCTCTTTGGTGATGGATCTGGAGCAGCTGTTATCTCACGTACAGAGCCAACTAGCATTTCAAAAATCATTGACTTTGATATGAGTGCTGATGGAACGTTTGGTGATCTACTGATCATACAAGCTGGTGGTTCAAGAATGCCACCTACCATGGAAACAGTGAGAGATAATAAACATACTCTATATATGGAAGGTAATAAAATCTTTAAGCTTGCTGTCAGATCAATGCAAGAAAGTGCTGAGACGCTCTTACATCGTAACAGATTGGATATAAGATCAATAGACTGGCTCATACCTCATCAAGCTAATTTAAGAATTATTGAATCACTCGGTAAAAAACTCAATATCGATTTAGAAAAAGTCATTGTAACTATTGATAAATATGCCAATACATCTTCTTCTACGATCCCAATCGCTCTTGATGATGCCATAAGATCGAATAAGATCAGACATGGTGACCTGGTTCTATTAGTTGCCTTTGGTGCAGGATTAACTTGGGGTGGCATACTTTTCCGTTATTAG
- a CDS encoding phosphatase PAP2 family protein, whose translation MNRKLAIRELAILLVILFVGTYIFRTTDLDIRIQRLFFSQTEGWFLYNLLLFRLIYYYGNIPAILTVIGAIVFLVVGIKNKKYAIYRKINFFIILTMLIGPGLVVNAVYKEHWGRPRPRHITEFGGNEQHLRVWNKGISGTGNSFPCGHASMGYFFFVFYFIFRGKNRKLANISLLFALAFGSLIGLARIAQGGHFASDVLWTAGFLYLISFLLYHLLGMEANLYSTKELNSKISKPAIILLLALIPISVYLLLLATPYYKTKQINLSLSETNFNFVKIEVERGAISFELSDSLDLTYQAQGFGFPGSKIDYTKHVRTSQDTTYTELFIYQKGLFTELNNQITLTLAPDNNTAYLITVQKGQFYPLESQHLQHFEVVSKQNQLHISPRVIIEN comes from the coding sequence ATGAATAGAAAACTGGCTATTAGGGAACTGGCTATTCTATTGGTTATTCTCTTTGTTGGGACTTACATTTTCCGCACTACAGACCTTGATATTAGAATTCAACGTCTCTTCTTTTCCCAAACTGAGGGTTGGTTTCTCTACAATCTACTTTTATTCAGACTTATATACTATTACGGTAATATTCCAGCAATACTTACAGTAATAGGAGCCATTGTTTTTCTTGTTGTGGGGATTAAAAACAAAAAATACGCTATCTACAGAAAGATTAACTTTTTTATCATTCTGACAATGCTAATCGGACCTGGTTTAGTCGTAAATGCCGTTTATAAAGAACACTGGGGCAGACCAAGACCACGACATATTACAGAATTCGGGGGTAACGAACAACATCTCAGGGTATGGAATAAAGGGATCAGTGGAACTGGGAATTCATTTCCTTGTGGTCATGCTTCAATGGGCTATTTTTTCTTCGTCTTCTATTTCATTTTCAGGGGAAAAAATCGGAAGCTCGCAAACATATCTTTGTTGTTTGCCTTAGCTTTTGGCTCTCTAATAGGTCTTGCCCGTATTGCACAGGGAGGTCATTTTGCCAGTGATGTCTTGTGGACTGCCGGATTCCTTTACTTGATTTCATTCCTACTGTATCATCTCTTAGGTATGGAAGCAAACCTGTACAGTACAAAAGAGTTAAACAGCAAGATCAGTAAACCTGCCATTATACTGTTACTTGCCTTAATCCCTATATCTGTTTACTTGCTTCTTTTAGCAACCCCTTATTATAAAACTAAGCAAATTAACTTATCGTTATCAGAAACAAACTTTAATTTTGTTAAGATTGAGGTTGAAAGAGGAGCAATAAGCTTTGAGTTATCAGATTCACTTGATCTGACTTATCAAGCACAAGGATTTGGTTTCCCCGGTAGCAAAATAGATTATACTAAGCATGTTAGAACTAGTCAGGATACTACCTATACAGAACTCTTTATTTATCAAAAGGGATTATTCACAGAACTCAATAACCAGATCACTCTCACTTTAGCTCCAGATAATAATACTGCCTATCTTATCACTGTTCAGAAAGGACAATTTTATCCTCTGGAATCACAACACCTTCAACACTTCGAAGTAGTCTCAAAACAAAATCAACTGCATATCTCTCCACGAGTTATAATAGAAAACTAA